One Jannaschia sp. GRR-S6-38 genomic window carries:
- a CDS encoding DUF2924 domain-containing protein, with amino-acid sequence MTTHDPIPARLAALKTAATPALKAQWRDLFDSEPPPFNRRYLESRLAYRTQELVYGGLKPETVRRLERLGEDLDGGDRRKSRVRADHGRPITGTRLIREWQGVEQVVTVTADGFEWQGRPYKSLSAIARAITGTRWNGWVFFGLRNHRRRPR; translated from the coding sequence ATGACGACCCACGATCCCATCCCCGCGCGCCTGGCCGCGCTGAAGACCGCCGCGACCCCGGCCCTGAAGGCGCAGTGGCGCGACCTGTTCGACAGCGAGCCGCCCCCGTTCAACCGCCGCTACCTGGAGAGCCGGCTGGCCTACCGCACTCAGGAACTCGTCTATGGCGGGCTGAAGCCCGAGACCGTCCGGCGGCTTGAGCGGCTCGGCGAGGATCTCGACGGAGGCGACCGCAGGAAGAGCCGCGTTCGCGCCGATCACGGCCGCCCGATCACCGGTACGCGGCTGATCCGGGAGTGGCAGGGCGTCGAGCAGGTCGTCACAGTCACAGCCGATGGCTTCGAGTGGCAGGGGCGGCCCTACAAGTCGCTGTCGGCCATCGCGCGCGCGATCACCGGCACGCGCTGGAACGGCTGGGTGTTCTTCGGCCTGAGGAACCACCGGAGGAGGCCGCGGTGA
- a CDS encoding adenine nucleotide alpha hydrolase family protein has protein sequence MPDAEVLVGGEAEPRVIRINGPDPTFVLASDIIRAAAISEVDPRALDFLEIAAVVFAADSAVTRGGGTRVGMGEGWRRDFVFRIPVRNPELWSRPDVTEALEAATEFLTEDRVRFAFVPADPEPTREPYLDLVPGGEAFRADQVILFSGGLDSFAGALETLATTSSNVVLVTHRSAQKVIPRQVELGQYLRDRFPNRVLHINVQARRKGQEARDATQRSRTLLFAALGQAVATTFGGERLSFYENGIVSHNLPITQQIVGTMATRTTHPMSLKLVNDLLALVWPDRPRIVNRYEWLTKTEVVRRIAEQGGATQIPRAVSCTSIREQTNLHTHCGACTQCLDRRFAILAAGLADHDPSEIYGTDVLLGERGTTRSRTIAVEWTRHSLRLAKLDPASAMSEFGQEISRIAGGHPNLSGAAALDRTLAMHRRHSEAVRSVLAQAVREHSDEIVSHALPDDSLLAMHLRQDISAISAPAFRFEGILHDDDLEAEYSEEADQDAGDRLRVAFLKEGDRFVIVAHSLGRVAGQPAMVAHGLKPAFDADRAAGRSGDHHRYLRVSEIEHCEKLSKEAIRKAVQRCREELAAFYEAMHRKRPAAPLLIQNRPKAGYRLDPDLIPASAYLEGGD, from the coding sequence TCCGGATCAACGGCCCGGACCCCACATTCGTTCTGGCGTCCGACATCATCCGCGCCGCCGCCATATCGGAGGTCGACCCACGCGCACTGGATTTCCTGGAGATCGCCGCGGTCGTGTTCGCCGCCGACAGCGCCGTGACCCGGGGTGGCGGGACACGGGTTGGCATGGGAGAAGGTTGGCGACGCGACTTCGTCTTCCGGATCCCGGTTCGGAACCCGGAACTCTGGTCCCGACCGGATGTGACCGAGGCGCTGGAGGCCGCGACCGAGTTCCTGACGGAGGATCGCGTGCGCTTCGCCTTCGTTCCGGCCGACCCCGAACCGACGCGGGAGCCCTATCTCGATCTCGTTCCGGGCGGTGAGGCGTTTCGGGCGGACCAGGTGATCCTGTTCTCCGGCGGTCTCGACTCCTTCGCGGGGGCGCTGGAGACGCTCGCCACCACCTCGTCGAACGTCGTGCTCGTCACCCATCGCTCGGCGCAGAAAGTCATTCCGCGGCAGGTTGAACTCGGCCAGTACCTCAGGGACCGGTTTCCGAACCGCGTTCTGCACATCAACGTACAGGCACGCCGCAAAGGGCAGGAGGCGAGGGACGCGACGCAGCGGTCTCGGACCCTGCTCTTCGCCGCCTTGGGTCAGGCCGTGGCCACGACCTTCGGGGGCGAGCGGCTGAGCTTCTACGAGAACGGCATTGTCAGTCACAACCTTCCGATCACCCAGCAGATCGTCGGCACGATGGCCACGCGGACGACGCATCCGATGTCACTGAAGCTGGTGAACGATCTGCTGGCGCTGGTCTGGCCGGACCGTCCGCGCATCGTAAACCGGTACGAGTGGCTGACCAAGACCGAGGTCGTGCGGCGGATCGCCGAGCAGGGCGGGGCAACCCAGATCCCAAGGGCCGTCAGCTGCACGAGCATCCGCGAACAGACGAACCTCCACACCCATTGCGGCGCCTGCACGCAGTGCCTCGATCGCCGCTTCGCGATCCTCGCCGCCGGACTGGCCGACCACGATCCGTCCGAGATCTACGGAACAGATGTTCTGCTGGGAGAGCGGGGAACGACGCGGTCGCGAACGATCGCCGTCGAATGGACCCGCCATTCGCTCCGGCTCGCGAAGCTCGATCCGGCCTCCGCCATGTCGGAGTTCGGGCAGGAGATCAGCCGGATTGCCGGCGGGCATCCGAACCTGTCGGGGGCCGCCGCGCTCGACAGGACGCTTGCCATGCACAGGCGCCATTCCGAAGCAGTGCGCTCGGTCTTGGCACAGGCGGTCCGCGAGCATTCGGACGAGATTGTCAGCCATGCGCTTCCGGACGACTCGTTGCTCGCGATGCATCTCAGGCAGGACATCAGCGCTATCTCCGCGCCGGCCTTTCGGTTCGAGGGCATCTTGCATGACGACGACCTGGAGGCTGAGTACTCAGAGGAGGCGGATCAAGATGCAGGCGACCGATTGCGGGTCGCGTTCCTCAAGGAAGGCGACCGCTTCGTCATCGTGGCGCATTCGCTTGGCCGTGTGGCGGGGCAGCCCGCGATGGTCGCGCATGGGCTAAAGCCGGCCTTTGATGCAGATCGTGCTGCCGGCCGTTCCGGCGACCATCACCGCTACTTGCGCGTATCGGAGATCGAGCACTGCGAAAAGCTATCAAAGGAAGCCATCCGGAAAGCCGTCCAGCGATGCCGAGAGGAACTGGCGGCGTTCTATGAAGCGATGCACCGCAAAAGGCCGGCTGCTCCGCTCCTTATACAGAACAGACCAAAAGCTGGATATCGGCTGGACCCCGACCTGATCCCCGCCAGCGCGTATCTCGAAGGCGGCGACTAA
- a CDS encoding helix-turn-helix domain-containing protein, translating into MRHREQDHGGTLSEGLLAKRWQLSCRTLQRWRSQGRGPAFLFIEGSIRYRLSDIIDYEERCVRGGSQ; encoded by the coding sequence ATGCGACATCGCGAGCAAGACCACGGCGGAACCCTGAGCGAGGGGCTCCTGGCCAAACGCTGGCAGCTCTCCTGTCGCACGCTGCAGCGCTGGCGGAGCCAGGGACGGGGTCCGGCCTTCCTCTTCATCGAAGGAAGCATCCGCTACCGGCTTTCCGACATCATCGACTACGAGGAGCGCTGCGTTCGCGGCGGAAGCCAATGA
- a CDS encoding antibiotic biosynthesis monooxygenase family protein — protein MTDNTPADGPVLRLFEVKVRDGHAETLLQKLSTTSAEVVRNEAGNCGYFFGRDIFTDDGKLVFASLWKDLDAIKQRFGEDWQASFLPEGYEDIIEEHAIRHIDLGGGWFVADQVGREPSRDANGSN, from the coding sequence ATGACCGACAACACACCCGCGGACGGTCCAGTATTACGTCTCTTCGAGGTCAAGGTCCGTGACGGGCATGCCGAGACACTACTACAAAAGCTCTCCACGACCTCGGCGGAAGTCGTTCGCAATGAGGCTGGCAATTGCGGGTACTTCTTCGGTCGCGACATTTTCACCGATGACGGTAAGCTGGTGTTCGCGTCTCTTTGGAAAGATCTCGATGCCATCAAGCAGCGCTTCGGCGAGGACTGGCAGGCGTCATTCTTGCCCGAGGGATACGAGGACATAATCGAAGAGCACGCCATTCGACACATCGACCTTGGCGGCGGCTGGTTCGTGGCTGACCAAGTAGGTCGTGAGCCTAGTCGAGATGCCAACGGGTCTAACTGA
- a CDS encoding recombinase family protein, translating into MSDKTVPKVIPKRRCAVYTRKSSEEGLEQEFNSLHAQREACEAYIASQRSEGWVLVRDQYDDGGISGGTLERPGLQRLLEDIEDGLVDVVVVYKIDRLSRSLADFAKLVEVFDRNGVTFVSVTQSFNTTTSMGRLTLNILLSFAQFEREVTAERIRDKVAASRKKGMWMGGVPPFGYRVESRKLLVDENTAAHVRWIFARFLEIGSCTELAREVGTRGIRTPRGNLIDKKYLYRMLNNRAYIGEAVHKGESYPGEHDAIIDRETWEKVHAILQESPRKRAARTRAETPALLKGLLFGPDGAAFSPTHTRKGDRLYRYYVSQTVLKHGAGSCPVGRVPAGEIEAAVIDQLRAVFRQPEIVAGTWKAGRPHADGITEAGARSALQQLDPLWDELFPAEQARIAALLVERVDIGTEGLNVRLRIDGLSGLACEMLAGGVETAA; encoded by the coding sequence GTGAGCGACAAGACTGTCCCAAAGGTTATTCCCAAGCGCCGATGTGCGGTCTACACGCGCAAGTCGTCCGAGGAAGGGCTGGAGCAGGAGTTCAACTCGCTCCACGCCCAGCGGGAAGCCTGCGAGGCCTACATCGCCAGCCAGCGCTCCGAAGGCTGGGTGCTCGTCCGCGATCAGTATGACGACGGCGGCATCTCCGGCGGCACGCTGGAGCGGCCCGGCCTGCAGCGGCTGCTGGAGGACATAGAGGATGGGCTGGTCGACGTGGTCGTGGTCTACAAGATCGACCGCCTCAGCCGCTCGCTCGCCGACTTCGCCAAGCTGGTCGAGGTGTTCGATCGGAACGGGGTAACCTTCGTCTCGGTCACGCAGTCCTTCAACACGACCACGTCTATGGGCCGGCTGACGCTGAACATCCTGCTGTCCTTCGCCCAGTTCGAGCGCGAGGTGACGGCCGAGCGCATCCGCGACAAGGTCGCCGCCAGCCGGAAGAAGGGCATGTGGATGGGCGGGGTGCCGCCCTTCGGTTATCGGGTGGAAAGCCGGAAGCTGCTGGTCGACGAGAACACCGCCGCGCATGTGCGTTGGATCTTCGCGCGTTTCCTTGAGATCGGGTCCTGCACGGAACTTGCGCGGGAGGTCGGCACGCGCGGCATCCGGACGCCGCGGGGCAACCTGATCGACAAGAAGTACCTGTACCGGATGCTCAACAACCGCGCCTACATCGGCGAGGCGGTCCACAAGGGCGAGAGCTACCCCGGCGAGCACGACGCCATCATCGACCGCGAGACTTGGGAGAAGGTTCACGCCATCCTCCAGGAAAGCCCCCGCAAGCGCGCAGCACGCACCCGCGCAGAGACGCCCGCGCTGCTGAAGGGGCTACTGTTCGGCCCCGATGGCGCGGCCTTCTCGCCGACGCATACCCGCAAGGGCGACCGGCTTTACCGCTACTACGTCAGCCAGACGGTGCTGAAGCATGGCGCCGGATCTTGCCCGGTTGGCCGCGTGCCTGCGGGGGAGATCGAGGCGGCCGTCATCGACCAGCTGCGCGCCGTCTTCCGCCAGCCGGAGATCGTGGCGGGGACGTGGAAGGCTGGGCGTCCCCACGCTGATGGCATTACCGAGGCCGGGGCCCGCAGCGCCCTGCAGCAGCTCGACCCTCTGTGGGACGAACTGTTCCCGGCCGAACAGGCGCGCATCGCGGCGCTGCTGGTCGAGCGCGTGGACATCGGCACGGAGGGCCTGAACGTTCGACTACGCATCGACGGCCTTAGCGGCCTCGCGTGTGAAATGCTGGCCGGCGGTGTCGAAACCGCCGCATGA
- a CDS encoding restriction endonuclease subunit S produces the protein MQQAYGSLPAGWHLEKLKFYASVRNSNVDKTISDDEEPVQLCNYTDVYYNDRITRDLEFMQGSATESEIEKFQLKRGQVIITKDSEGWDDIGIPALVTEDMPDVLCGYHLSVFEPGPDLDGAFLAWLCRSDPLNDQFKLGANGVTRYGLGQYPMKNALVALPPIESQRRIARFLDEKTAQIDGLIEKKRALLDGLAEKRQVLITRAVTKGLNPDAPMKPSGIDWLGDIPAHWELLPLKRLLADGIGLQMGPFGGMLTNLPDYETGFKLYGQENTISGDFTRGRRWVEEERFNELKRYQLVPGDLVITRKGSLGSCRRVPDGIQPGITDSDTIRIRPNHSRLLSEWALALLHEAHFVSEQISAERRGAILSGLNTTVVGNLLFTAPPVDEQNRILRFLSRTLSRDDIIVAKVKETIARLVEYRSALITAAVTGMFTEAQ, from the coding sequence GTGCAGCAGGCCTATGGGTCGCTTCCTGCTGGATGGCATCTGGAAAAATTGAAGTTCTATGCAAGCGTCCGGAACAGCAATGTCGACAAGACAATTTCAGACGATGAGGAGCCCGTTCAGCTCTGCAATTACACTGACGTGTATTACAATGATCGGATCACCCGTGATCTGGAGTTTATGCAAGGGTCCGCGACTGAATCCGAGATCGAGAAATTCCAGCTCAAGCGCGGCCAGGTAATCATCACCAAGGACAGCGAGGGCTGGGATGACATCGGCATTCCTGCACTTGTCACCGAGGACATGCCGGATGTGCTATGCGGCTATCACCTGTCGGTTTTCGAACCCGGACCCGATCTGGACGGCGCGTTCCTCGCTTGGCTCTGCCGATCCGATCCGTTGAACGATCAGTTCAAGCTCGGAGCGAACGGGGTGACGCGTTACGGGCTCGGCCAATACCCAATGAAGAACGCGTTAGTGGCACTCCCGCCCATAGAAAGCCAGCGGCGGATCGCACGATTTCTGGATGAGAAGACAGCGCAGATTGACGGACTGATCGAGAAGAAGCGCGCGCTTCTGGACGGGCTGGCCGAGAAGCGCCAGGTCCTCATCACCCGCGCCGTCACGAAGGGCCTCAACCCCGACGCGCCCATGAAGCCCTCCGGTATCGACTGGCTCGGCGACATCCCCGCTCATTGGGAATTGTTGCCGCTCAAGCGGCTTCTGGCTGATGGTATCGGTCTCCAAATGGGGCCTTTCGGAGGGATGCTGACCAACCTGCCCGATTACGAGACAGGATTTAAGCTATACGGCCAAGAGAACACAATATCCGGTGACTTCACTCGCGGACGACGCTGGGTTGAGGAAGAACGCTTCAACGAACTTAAGCGATACCAGCTCGTGCCGGGCGACTTGGTTATTACGCGCAAAGGTTCGTTAGGGAGTTGCAGACGCGTACCTGACGGCATTCAGCCAGGTATTACTGATAGTGATACGATCCGAATCCGGCCAAATCACTCGCGGCTTTTGTCAGAATGGGCGCTAGCACTCCTTCACGAAGCGCATTTTGTTTCTGAACAGATCTCAGCAGAACGCAGGGGGGCAATACTTTCTGGGCTAAACACTACCGTAGTTGGCAATCTTCTGTTTACTGCGCCGCCAGTAGACGAGCAGAATCGTATTCTCAGATTTTTGAGCCGGACATTATCTCGCGACGACATCATTGTCGCAAAGGTGAAGGAGACGATCGCCAGACTGGTAGAGTATCGGTCAGCGCTCATCACCGCCGCCGTGACTGGAATGTTCACGGAGGCTCAATGA
- a CDS encoding type I restriction endonuclease subunit R, whose protein sequence is MSGHTERDFETAIEAGLTGGGGYATRLATDYDEALALFPEDVSGFLRDSQPTRWGQLEALLGEKTSATVLDSLAKELEIKGALHVLRHGFKCYGKTFRMAFFRPNSGMNPEAAALYGTNRLTITRQVAFASVLKRADGKNRRCIIDVTLSLNGLPVATAELKNPMTGQRAADAIRQYAEERDERDLLFAFKKRALVHFAMDPDEVWMTTRLKGRETVFLPFNRGHDHRAGNPPAVGNWKTHFLWDEVLQADSLMDILQRFMHLEVKERQVKTDKGVRTIRKETMIFPRYHQLDAVRKLIAHAGAHGSGRNYLIQHSAGSGKSNSIAWLAHRLASLHDANDEKVFHSVVVVTDRRVLDQQLQNTIYQFEHKTGVVEKIEENTQQLARALSAGTPIVITTIQKFPFISQALSTLESKATGVKIDTAGKRFAVIVDEAHSSQSGETAMALKGMLNKDGIEAAIAAQLSEEEDDDLSEDAKAAMLRDSLKRARQPNLSFFAFTATPKFKTKTLFDEPGPTGTSPFHEYTMRQAIEEGFIMDVLQNYTTYKRFFGLIKQVENDPDVPRKKAAKALTRYLELHPVNIEQVVSVIVEHFRLYVMHELGGRAKAMVVTGSRLAAVKYKLAFDRYIKAHGYDGIRSLVAFSGTVEDPEDPGSAYTEVSMNDGLAESELPETFERDDYRVLLVAEKYQTGFDQPLLQTMYVVKRLAGVQAVQTLSRLNRMAPGKARTFVLDFANEEDDIYKAFKPYYEVTPIGENADPHRLSELQHKLLEWAIFAPDDVNAFAEVWYRRKREHSATDHRLMNSVLDAVVQRFLDKEEAEQEEFRGQLTAYRNLYAFLSQIIPYQDSDLEKLYAFVRNLISKLPPPGDGQAFALDDEIALRFFRLQQMTEGSIDLSDGEADPLKGPTDVGTARSPDEEVALSSLIEKLNERFGTDFTEADQLFFDQIRVSAEQDEKIVEAARANNLANFSSYLERMLDELFIDRMEGNEEIFSRVMTDKQFRAAAHEHLASEIFRRAQKADPVE, encoded by the coding sequence ATGTCCGGCCACACCGAGCGAGATTTTGAAACCGCGATCGAGGCCGGACTGACCGGAGGCGGCGGCTACGCTACGCGCTTGGCGACCGACTATGACGAAGCGCTGGCGCTCTTCCCCGAGGACGTGAGCGGATTTCTCAGGGACAGCCAGCCGACGCGCTGGGGCCAGCTCGAAGCTCTGCTCGGTGAAAAGACCAGCGCGACGGTACTCGACAGCCTGGCCAAGGAACTGGAGATCAAGGGAGCGCTCCACGTCCTGCGCCACGGGTTCAAGTGCTATGGCAAGACTTTCCGCATGGCGTTCTTCCGCCCGAACTCGGGCATGAACCCCGAGGCTGCCGCGCTGTATGGTACCAACCGGCTGACCATCACCCGGCAGGTTGCCTTCGCCTCAGTACTGAAGCGTGCGGACGGCAAGAACCGGCGCTGCATCATCGACGTGACGCTCAGCCTGAACGGCCTCCCGGTGGCGACGGCGGAACTCAAGAACCCGATGACCGGACAACGCGCGGCCGATGCGATCAGGCAATACGCGGAGGAACGCGACGAACGCGATCTGCTGTTCGCCTTCAAGAAGCGCGCGCTCGTGCATTTCGCGATGGATCCGGACGAGGTCTGGATGACCACGCGGCTGAAGGGGCGCGAGACGGTCTTCCTGCCCTTCAACCGTGGCCACGACCACCGGGCCGGCAATCCGCCCGCGGTAGGAAACTGGAAAACCCATTTCCTATGGGACGAGGTGCTGCAGGCCGACAGCCTGATGGATATCCTTCAGCGTTTCATGCACCTGGAAGTCAAGGAAAGGCAGGTCAAGACCGACAAGGGCGTCCGCACGATCCGCAAGGAAACGATGATCTTCCCGCGGTATCACCAGCTCGACGCCGTCCGAAAGCTCATCGCGCATGCCGGCGCTCATGGGTCTGGCAGGAATTATCTGATCCAGCACTCGGCAGGGTCCGGAAAGTCTAACTCGATCGCCTGGCTAGCCCACCGGTTGGCGAGCCTGCACGACGCCAATGACGAGAAGGTGTTTCACTCTGTCGTCGTCGTCACCGACCGGCGCGTGCTCGATCAGCAATTGCAGAACACGATCTACCAGTTCGAGCACAAGACGGGCGTCGTCGAGAAGATCGAGGAAAACACTCAGCAGCTTGCCCGGGCACTGTCGGCCGGAACACCCATCGTCATCACGACGATCCAGAAATTTCCCTTCATCTCGCAAGCCCTCTCCACTCTGGAGAGCAAAGCGACTGGCGTGAAAATCGACACGGCAGGCAAGCGGTTCGCGGTGATCGTGGACGAGGCGCACTCCTCGCAAAGCGGCGAAACGGCCATGGCGCTGAAGGGCATGCTCAATAAGGACGGGATCGAAGCTGCGATCGCTGCGCAGCTGTCTGAGGAGGAAGATGACGATCTATCCGAGGACGCCAAGGCAGCGATGCTTCGCGACTCGCTGAAGCGGGCACGCCAGCCGAACCTCAGCTTCTTCGCCTTCACCGCAACGCCAAAGTTCAAGACCAAGACGCTCTTCGACGAACCGGGACCAACGGGCACGTCGCCGTTCCACGAGTACACGATGAGGCAAGCCATCGAAGAAGGCTTCATCATGGACGTGCTGCAGAACTACACGACCTACAAGCGCTTCTTCGGTCTGATAAAGCAGGTCGAGAACGATCCTGATGTGCCGCGCAAGAAGGCGGCCAAGGCTCTGACGCGGTATCTGGAGCTGCACCCGGTCAACATCGAGCAGGTCGTCTCCGTCATCGTGGAGCATTTCCGTCTCTACGTCATGCACGAACTCGGCGGTCGCGCGAAGGCCATGGTCGTGACAGGCTCGCGCCTGGCCGCAGTGAAATACAAGCTGGCCTTCGACCGCTACATCAAGGCGCACGGCTACGATGGCATCCGCTCGCTCGTCGCCTTTTCCGGCACCGTGGAAGATCCGGAGGACCCGGGATCCGCCTACACCGAAGTGTCAATGAACGATGGCCTCGCAGAAAGCGAGTTGCCCGAGACCTTCGAGCGTGACGACTACCGAGTGCTCTTGGTGGCGGAGAAGTATCAGACCGGATTCGATCAGCCCCTTCTGCAGACAATGTATGTCGTGAAGCGGCTCGCGGGCGTGCAGGCGGTGCAGACCCTCTCGCGCCTGAACCGGATGGCGCCAGGCAAGGCACGCACCTTCGTCCTCGACTTCGCGAACGAAGAAGATGACATCTACAAAGCCTTCAAGCCGTACTACGAGGTAACGCCGATTGGCGAAAACGCCGATCCGCACCGACTGTCCGAGTTGCAGCACAAGCTCCTGGAATGGGCGATTTTCGCTCCCGACGATGTGAACGCCTTCGCCGAGGTCTGGTACCGACGCAAACGCGAGCACTCAGCTACCGATCACCGGCTGATGAACTCGGTACTGGACGCTGTTGTGCAGAGGTTCCTCGATAAGGAAGAGGCCGAGCAGGAGGAGTTTCGCGGCCAACTCACGGCGTACCGGAACCTATACGCCTTCCTCTCGCAGATCATTCCGTATCAAGATAGCGATCTCGAGAAGCTCTATGCCTTTGTTCGCAACCTGATCTCGAAGCTGCCCCCGCCGGGTGATGGCCAAGCGTTCGCCTTGGACGACGAGATTGCGCTGCGCTTCTTCCGGCTTCAGCAAATGACCGAAGGATCGATAGACCTGTCCGACGGCGAGGCCGACCCGCTCAAGGGTCCAACGGACGTGGGCACGGCCCGATCGCCCGACGAAGAGGTGGCTCTCTCTAGCTTGATCGAGAAGCTTAACGAGCGCTTTGGTACCGATTTCACTGAGGCCGATCAGCTCTTCTTCGATCAGATACGCGTGAGCGCCGAACAGGACGAGAAGATCGTGGAAGCTGCGCGTGCGAACAACTTGGCAAATTTCTCGTCGTATCTTGAGCGGATGCTAGACGAGTTGTTCATCGACCGCATGGAGGGCAACGAGGAAATTTTCTCTCGTGTGATGACGGACAAGCAGTTCCGCGCCGCGGCGCACGAGCACCTCGCCAGTGAAATTTTCCGCCGGGCCCAGAAGGCAGATCCTGTTGAGTGA
- a CDS encoding type I restriction-modification system subunit M, producing MNLQAHDQLKNHIWEIANRLRGPYRPPQYRLVMLPMVVLRRLDSVLEPTKDAVLKEYDKLTAQNMPESAMERLLGRAADPGRQHPLYNTSPFTFRRLLGDAENIAPNLVAYINGFSPTARSIFERFKFTDQIEKLDASNRLFTIVKAMADVDLHPDRIDNLQMGYLFEHLVMRFNEQANEEAGDHFTPREVIRLMANLIYTGEQDVYTPGIYRTIYDPACGTGGMLSESEKFILAQNESANLALFGQEYNDESWAICCSDMLIKDEETSNIVLGDTLGDGKTRDGFEGEHFHYLLANPPFGVEWKDQKSVVEAEHALHGFSGRFGAGLPAINDGSFLFLQHMMSKMHPALQVGGEGSKIAIVFNGSPLFSGDAGSGPSNIRRWIIENDLLDAIVALPDQLFYNTGIFTYVWLVTNRKAPERRGKVQLIDGTRFFKRMTKSLNNKRNEITEDQIRHLTRIYGAHRDGETAEVVIDQKTGEAEIRTVSRIFENREFGFLKVTVERPLRMNFEATPDRLAKLDDQTPFANLATSKKRKDEAAAAREIAEGRKQQEAIRAVLATLEGRGRYMDRAVFDADLTAAARRVSVKIAAPVKKAIFAALGERDPDAEICRDAKGRAEPDRELRDTENIPLPEGTTLPLPMQFGPDKPNDRLVAAFRGTIEDYMAREVLPHVPDAWVDFDKTKVGYEIPINRHFYVYKPPRPLDEIEADITGLEGEIAGLLEGLVR from the coding sequence ATGAATCTGCAGGCTCACGATCAGCTCAAAAACCACATCTGGGAAATCGCGAACCGCCTGCGCGGTCCTTATCGTCCGCCCCAGTATCGGCTTGTCATGTTACCGATGGTCGTCCTGCGTCGGCTCGACAGTGTCCTTGAGCCGACAAAAGACGCCGTGCTCAAGGAGTACGACAAGCTCACCGCGCAGAACATGCCCGAGAGCGCGATGGAACGGCTGCTCGGCCGTGCCGCTGATCCTGGCCGACAGCATCCCCTGTACAACACCAGTCCGTTCACATTCAGGCGTCTGCTTGGCGACGCCGAGAACATCGCGCCAAACCTTGTCGCCTACATCAACGGCTTCTCGCCCACGGCGCGCAGCATCTTCGAGCGGTTCAAGTTCACCGACCAGATCGAGAAGCTCGATGCTAGCAACCGGCTCTTCACCATCGTGAAGGCGATGGCCGATGTCGACCTACACCCGGACCGTATCGACAACCTGCAGATGGGCTACCTGTTCGAGCACCTGGTGATGCGCTTCAACGAGCAGGCCAACGAGGAGGCCGGCGACCACTTCACCCCGCGCGAAGTCATCCGGCTGATGGCGAACTTGATCTACACCGGCGAGCAGGACGTCTACACACCTGGGATATATCGCACCATCTACGACCCCGCCTGTGGCACGGGCGGGATGCTCTCAGAATCCGAAAAGTTCATCCTCGCGCAAAACGAGAGCGCCAACCTCGCGCTCTTCGGACAGGAGTACAACGACGAGTCCTGGGCGATCTGCTGCTCGGACATGCTGATCAAAGACGAGGAAACCAGCAACATCGTCCTTGGCGACACGCTGGGCGATGGCAAGACCCGCGACGGCTTCGAGGGGGAGCACTTTCACTACCTTCTGGCGAACCCGCCCTTCGGCGTGGAATGGAAGGATCAGAAATCCGTCGTTGAGGCGGAGCACGCCCTGCACGGCTTCTCTGGCCGCTTCGGCGCCGGGCTGCCCGCGATCAACGATGGCTCGTTCCTGTTCCTCCAGCACATGATGTCGAAGATGCACCCGGCGCTTCAGGTCGGGGGCGAGGGGTCAAAGATCGCGATCGTGTTCAACGGCTCGCCGCTCTTCTCAGGCGACGCCGGGTCCGGGCCGTCGAACATCCGCCGCTGGATCATTGAGAACGACCTCCTCGACGCCATCGTCGCGCTGCCCGACCAGCTTTTCTACAACACTGGCATCTTCACCTACGTCTGGCTCGTCACCAACCGCAAGGCGCCCGAGCGGCGCGGCAAGGTACAGCTGATAGACGGGACGCGCTTCTTCAAGCGCATGACGAAGAGCCTCAACAACAAGCGCAACGAGATCACCGAAGACCAAATCCGTCATCTCACCCGCATCTATGGCGCCCACCGCGACGGCGAGACGGCGGAGGTCGTCATTGATCAGAAGACCGGCGAGGCCGAGATACGCACCGTCTCGCGCATCTTCGAAAACCGGGAGTTCGGATTTCTCAAGGTGACAGTGGAGCGACCCTTGCGCATGAACTTCGAGGCGACACCGGATCGGCTGGCCAAGCTCGACGACCAGACCCCCTTCGCCAACCTTGCCACCTCGAAGAAACGCAAGGACGAGGCCGCCGCGGCGCGCGAGATCGCGGAAGGCCGGAAGCAGCAGGAGGCGATCCGCGCGGTGCTCGCCACGCTCGAGGGCCGGGGTCGCTACATGGACCGCGCGGTTTTCGACGCCGATCTGACAGCCGCCGCCCGGCGGGTCAGCGTGAAGATCGCAGCCCCTGTAAAGAAGGCAATCTTCGCCGCCTTGGGCGAGCGAGACCCGGACGCTGAGATCTGTCGTGATGCCAAAGGCAGGGCCGAACCCGACAGGGAGTTGCGCGACACCGAGAACATCCCGCTACCTGAGGGCACTACACTGCCCTTGCCGATGCAGTTCGGGCCGGACAAGCCCAACGACCGACTGGTGGCGGCATTCCGTGGCACAATCGAGGACTACATGGCGCGCGAGGTGCTTCCGCATGTGCCGGATGCCTGGGTGGATTTCGACAAGACCAAGGTCGGCTACGAGATCCCGATCAACCGGCATTTCTATGTCTACAAGCCGCCGCGCCCGCTGGACGAGATCGAGGCCGACATCACCGGGCTGGAAGGCGAGATTGCCGGGCTGCTTGAGGGGCTCGTGAGATGA